From the Maioricimonas rarisocia genome, one window contains:
- a CDS encoding glycoside hydrolase family 71/99-like protein: MVHARAWLVLIAAFVLSGRGVADDDPDATPTRPVLLAHYMPWYVAPPVSDRWGWHWTMNAFDPEQVVDDRPQIASHFQPLVGPYDSGGPHVLECHLLLMKLAGIDGVIVDWYGLEDVHDYAVLHRNTRRLIEQAGRLRMQFAICYEDRTVSALLKAGRLDAAERVAHVASEIDWLAQHWFTLPGYVHLDDRPVLLSFGQTGLTDAEWADCLESVDRPVAYFSQHHRRTAATGAFDWPVPAKGLDVHAAFRERSRQWPHAIPVVVPRFRDIYAEAKVHASWGRIDDADGRTFRSSLEQALEMKPRLIQIATWNDWGEGTMIEPSREFGYRDLEVVQKRRRERGELQATATTDDLRLPLELLRQRQAAEHPEETARLDRIAELLAAGRCRDARRLLEGQ, encoded by the coding sequence ATGGTTCATGCCCGAGCCTGGCTTGTCCTGATTGCTGCGTTCGTGCTCTCCGGTCGGGGCGTCGCGGATGATGATCCGGATGCCACACCGACACGGCCCGTTCTGCTTGCGCATTACATGCCGTGGTATGTGGCCCCACCGGTGAGCGACCGCTGGGGCTGGCACTGGACGATGAATGCGTTCGATCCGGAGCAGGTTGTCGACGACCGGCCTCAGATCGCATCGCACTTTCAGCCGTTGGTCGGCCCGTACGATTCCGGCGGTCCCCATGTGCTCGAATGTCACCTGCTGCTGATGAAGCTGGCCGGTATCGATGGCGTGATTGTCGACTGGTACGGACTCGAGGACGTCCACGATTACGCCGTTCTGCACCGCAATACTCGCCGACTGATCGAGCAGGCGGGGCGTCTGAGAATGCAGTTCGCGATCTGCTACGAGGATCGGACCGTGTCCGCGCTCCTCAAAGCCGGGCGGCTCGATGCGGCCGAGCGTGTGGCGCATGTCGCCTCCGAGATCGACTGGCTGGCACAGCACTGGTTCACTCTGCCCGGCTACGTCCATCTGGATGACCGTCCGGTGCTGCTCTCATTCGGCCAGACCGGGCTGACCGACGCCGAGTGGGCGGACTGCCTCGAGAGCGTCGATCGACCCGTGGCGTACTTCAGCCAGCATCATCGCCGGACGGCGGCGACTGGTGCGTTCGACTGGCCAGTTCCTGCGAAAGGTCTGGATGTGCATGCCGCGTTCCGCGAGCGTTCCCGCCAGTGGCCGCACGCGATTCCCGTGGTGGTCCCCCGCTTCCGGGACATCTATGCCGAGGCGAAGGTCCACGCGAGCTGGGGACGAATCGACGATGCCGACGGTCGGACATTCCGGTCATCGCTCGAACAGGCGCTGGAGATGAAGCCGCGGCTGATCCAGATCGCCACCTGGAACGACTGGGGCGAGGGGACGATGATCGAGCCGAGCCGCGAGTTCGGCTACAGGGATCTCGAGGTTGTGCAGAAACGCCGCCGCGAACGGGGCGAGCTTCAGGCGACTGCGACAACCGACGATCTGCGGCTCCCTCTCGAACTGCTGCGTCAGCGACAGGCGGCAGAGCACCCGGAGGAGACTGCGCGGCTCGACCGGATTGCAGAACTCCTCGCAGCCGGCCGGTGCAGAGACGCCCGTCGCCTGCTGGAAGGTCAGTAA